One Lepus europaeus isolate LE1 chromosome 7, mLepTim1.pri, whole genome shotgun sequence DNA segment encodes these proteins:
- the FEZ1 gene encoding fasciculation and elongation protein zeta-1 isoform X2: protein MEAPLVSLDEEFEDLRPCCSEDPEEKPRCCYGSSPHHLDDPSLSELENFSSEIISFKSMEDLVNEFDEKLNVCFRNYNAKTENLAPVKNQFQIQEEEETLQDEE, encoded by the coding sequence ATGGAGGCCCCCCTGGTGAGTCTGGATGAGGAGTTTGAGGACCTTCGGCCCTGCTGCTCGGAGGACCCAGAGGAGAAGCCACGGTGTTGCTACGGCTCGTCTCCCCACCATCTGGACGACCCCTCCCTCTCTGAGCTTGagaatttttcttctgaaataatCAGCTTCAAGTCTATGGAGGACCTCGTGAATGAGTTTGACGAGAAGCTCAATGTCTGCTTTCGGAACTACAACGCCAAGACAGAGAACCTGGCTCCCGTGAAGAACCAGTTCCAGAtccaagaggaggaggagaccctTCAGGACGAGGAGTAA